A segment of the Scomber japonicus isolate fScoJap1 chromosome 5, fScoJap1.pri, whole genome shotgun sequence genome:
TCTTTTTTATGTTAGATAGTCTCAACTCTGActgaacacactgacacagtgcTGGTCTTTGCCGAAGCACATCCCAGGAATTTTCCTCTTATAACTCCCTCTGCCACCTATCAGCTAAACGAGTCTTTGGACAATAAATTCTAATTGCAGCAGGCGCGTCAAACATgacgagggagggaaggagggagagagggagggggagaagatTGCTCGGCTGGTTTGTTGGTGCGCAGTGCCCTCTTCAGTTGGAGTCTGGCACCGACTGGTCTCCATGCTCCATTCATTACAACAGATACCACAGTTTTGAAACACTGTATTGCTCTATTGTGggactctttttttaatgagcttTTGCACAATGTGCTGCGACTTGTGACACCTgaatgtatatgtgtgcgtgtgtgtgtgttgtgtggagGCATGATCCCTCACTATGATGGACAATCTTGTTTTCAAACCAGCTGTGCAATGTAACTTCAATATCTGCAATAGTTTGGTGAATAGACACTGAATTCTTTCTCCCTTCACAGAGGAGCAGTTTGCAGTTGAGACCAGGACCATCGCTGTTGACTTTGGCAAGGCCGACATCTACAACAAGATTGAAGAAGGGCTGGCTGGTCTTGAGATTGGCGTTCTTGGTAAGAGCTTCTTTCCTAAATTTGTCCGGTGATGACTTGCACCTTTGTTGCGTGTCAACACATTTGAAAGcaacagagcttttttttttttgggggtcTTGTGTTCAGCTCAGTAAACCTGTTGTAAAACGACAGTGCAAGACAAACTGTAAATTAATTGACAATAAGCATTTCACAGTCACTCGCGATGTGTATTAGGACACTATGAGATACACTGTGACACTAAATTGAACATAATTCCTGAGGTGAAATGTGGCGTTGTGTACAAAGCCTTTCACAGACAGTTTGGGCTTTGTGTCATTGTTGGCAAACTTcctctgtgtgtattgtgtgtatataagcCATGCCATTATTGTACAAATGTAAGGTGGTGTGGATCTCCTAATTTGATTCACTTATTTAGATACTTGAATTGACCAAAGTTGGCCATGTCCACTTATTGTGAGTAATATTTAAGGCTCGATTGGATGAGGTTTGCTGCCAGGGTTCAGTTGATTAATACTGTCTTGCATCTATAGCTTAATTTTTGTATCTTGGCGTGTATCCTCTGTCTTGATTTTGAGCTTTAGAGATTTTTCTGCTAAGATTATTCTGTAACTGCATTTGAGTCACGACTTGAGTTTACAGTTATGCAAAAAAATTCCTGCTGTTGAGTGTAATGCAAGATGTTTACACACTTATGATCACAATGTACTTCTAAAgaactctttgtcctttttttttctttttctttttttcttcttaatgaTACCGGTTGTACTCTACTGGTTGCAAGGTGTGGCTGTCTAGtggagagttaaaaaaaaaaaaaatgctgcttcTCTCTCATTTGCTTTTGCTGCCACCTGGTGGTAGAAATTAAAGATCGTTTGATTTCTTCCGCACCAGATAATTCAACAGTGCTTTTCCAACACAGTAATtaactcctttctttttttttttttttttgtcctcaacAGTCAACAATGTTGGTGTGTCCTACCCCTACCCTGAGTACTACCTCCATATTCCTGATCTGAACAATGTGAGTttggtttttttcttgttgGGAATTCTCTATAGCTGCTAATTTTGTAGTCTTTAGAAGTGACTGAAAGAGTAGAGCATCAAGATAACTCCACTTCTaaactgatgtaaaaaaaaaaaaaaaaaaagcaaaagaattCCCCATTTTCTTCAATACTTCATCTCATGCTccatagtttagtttagttatgAGTTGTCTTAATTGGATCTCTATACTTAATGTCTGCTTCCATTTTTATCTTGCGTATTATGTTTGCTCTTTGCTTTATAAACATATAATCTAATGCATGAGCTGACTGGTGCTTTCTGTGTTGTAGTTCATCACAAATATGATCAACGTCAACATAACCTCAGTGTGTCAGGTAAGTTTCTCTCAGGTTTTCAACAACTctgcaaattttttttttttttgctcctcaGGGATGAAATGTTCCAAATCTATTGAGCCCACTGATTGTAAAGTACATATTTActctaatttttattttatttttttaagttgatGTTGAATGGGTATCACTCTTCTCcccactacccccccccccccccttttttttttgttcttcccctcctcttctttctcctcttctgctGTTTCTACCACGGTACCTGCAGTGTCTCAGTTGTTCCCAAAGCAACGGTGGACTACACCAACGCTGTCTGTACTCACCACCCAcgcaactctctctctctctctgcctgtgtgtgtgtgtgtgtgtctctctctctttcctacttttagtcttttttttcccttccttctttccaaaGTCCCCTTGTTTTCCCTTCATGAGTTTTGTCAGTTTCTGTGTGGCAGTTGTTGACTGAGcttgtggtgtttttgttgtagATGACCCGCCTGGTGCTGCCCAGAATGGCTGATAGGTGAGTTAAATGATAGGCTTCCATGTTTTGCGACATGACTGCAGTCAGATATCGGTGTCGTGAATGCTGGATCGTGGCACAGAGCTGcacaaagaaaatcaaaattaaACCAGAGAGTCTTTGCTTTCAaagaatagttttttttgtgaGATTACACTTTGTAAAGGTGACCCTTTTATCTGGGAAGGGGGGCAAGAAATCCTCACCAAGCCCTTTCCATCACTGcatctctttccctctcctcctttgtTCGCAATGCTGACAAGCTTTCAATTCACACAAAGTGCTCTTCCCACCTGATTGGCTGCTCTGTTCCCATGTGACTCCTCCTGGCCAATAGCAGCACAGGCACATTTGGTGCCGTGTGAGGCAGGAGCGTCGCTCCactacatcactgcagcaacaGGCTGCCATGGCAACGCACACTACCACactgttttagtgtatgtgtgttaggaACATTACTTTGTGTGCTGGATGTGTACAGAGAGTTCCCACAGACCTGGAAAATCATTGAAAGTTTGtggattaaaataaaagataaggAATTTATTGCACTGTCCTGGGATCAGCTCTTCACATCTTGAGGAAAGTCCTCTGATGTGGATTGTagcattacagcagcagcattgaAATGAAGGATTTCACCAGGCTTTCTTAATTTGACCAAATTCCAAGTGAAAAATGATTCCTCACTTTAAGATCAATGCAACAATATCAAAAGTTAATTTATTGAAAACTCTCAAAATGTAGCTGTTGCATCCCTGATTGTTCTCTCAGCATCACAGACAACAGATCAGAGTTCTTATCactaaatataatttatttttctctctgtctctctcaggtCCAAAGGTGTTATCCTCAACATCTCCTCTGCCAGCGGCATGTACCCCGTCCCTCTGCTCACAGTCTACTCTTCCACAAAGGTACGTCCCACATCTGCACTTATGTCTGTTACAAATGAACGACTACTCCGTCTAAAATAAACTGACTTGCCTTAAAATATCGGACAGCATTTGTTTGGAGGTAGCGACAACAGACTGACATGTCAAAATTTTTATGGTTTTCTCTGCAGGCCTTTGTGGATTTCTTCTCTCGAGGCCTCCAAGAGGAGTACAGGCGTCAGGGCGTCATCATCCAGGTGAGTCTTGGTCTCTAGATAAGTGTGATAATCTTTTTTGGGCCCTAATTGTATTTATCTGTAATTCTATGAAGTTGTCCTAATCAAACTTTGAAGTCTTTGAAAAAATGTTAGACATAGCAACTTCTTAAAGGTTCAATACCAAAATGGTGTACAGCAGCATTTGCACCCCATTGTTAACATAGTAGTTAATGtgtagttttattacattttgcttgtcttcaaaaaaacaaaaaaacataaggCCTGTCTCTGATGTTTCTTAATTCAcctctctcctttttaaatgtggcataaaataagttaaaaataTCCAATCCTGTCTGAATGAAGCGGTGAAATGAATACATAATCATGAATAATGCCACTAATATGTACTTTTAAGCTTTTGCTTGAATATGTTGTTCCACATCagggtttgtttgttctgtttttagaACCACTGTAGTTTTCACTCATGTGCCACCTTGTGGTTGGATTGTGTACAGCAGTTTCACCTCAGCAAACCTTATCTGTGTTTTCACCTCACGAGCTTCGGTCATCAGACCACATAAAGAAcagattttatgtattttaaatttaTATGCATCTCAATAGTTTTCTTAGGAGTTGGGACACTTAAATGGACTCAAATTTGAACTactcatacttttttttttttttttttttgtgctgtaaaTCTTGAATTCAGCTTCTaaatttagtcatttaaatcaAGAAACAGAAGAATTTACATTGAACTGATGcatattctaccttttttctcaTATGTgctttattaaaagttaatcttatcttttttacttttctttcttcctgtagAGCGTGCTGCCCTTCTTCGTGGTCACTAAGATGACTCGTATCAAGAAGCCCACCCTGGACAAGCCCACCCCAGAGCGCTACGTGGCTGCTGAGCTGAGCACTGTGGGCCTGCAGACTCAGACCAACGGCTACTTTCCCCACGCCGTCATGGTAAGAACAGGAAATACTGAAGAATCAGGAATACATTAAGCAACTTTGAATGTTGGTCTTGGTCTTGGAAAGTCAGATTTAAAACAAGACAGGTTTTATGTTATGATTGATTTATAAACTTACTGTTACtttaatgtttgcatttttttgtgtgtttttcccttGTAGGGTTGGTTGACCACGAAGCTGGTGCCGATCAGCCTCGTCATCTTCTTTGGAGCCAGAATGAATCGTCTCCAGCGTACTGGATACCTGCACAGGAGGAGGCTGAGGGAGCAGAAGAACGGAGCGGGTTTGAAAAGTGAATAAGAAGACAGCGGACGATCCTGCAGGCAGCCTTTCTGTTCTCACCTGGCTCAgtattgaaggaagaaagagaaggatcGTGTCTGTGTAATTGATTCTCGGGGGGGGTTGCCTGAGATTTCCCCTCTGTGCCTTCAGTAAATGTGCGTATGTGTACGCCTTCTtgtaaaaaatgtcaacttccAAACTGATGTGATTTATCTGAAGCAAAATATCCAAGAAAGGCAGGAGCTGAGCGTACACGCTACTCTCAGGAAAggacatttaatattttgtcaCTGACACTGATGGTGGAATTTATTACAACCAAAAAATAGAGTGATTtgttaaccctgctgttgtaaGCAGTGGAAAATGGTGGTGGGCAttctttttatataaatatgtgtgattatttattttatatttgtatgaaCACACGAGCCAAAGACTAGTCTTCTACCTGGTATTGTTTACAAATCAGTGAGTCATTTAAAGATGGAAACTTTCTCTCATGTCAGTTCACCTGTATCACTGAACAGTTTTCATCATGCGTTGGctttttgttcttatttttccCTGATACGACGTGTTGACAGTATAAACAGTGATACTTTGCGGTGGGGAGATAGTTGCACAGATGTAACACTTGTTCCAAACCAAAAGTTTTTCATAGTCATTGTTAAACACAAGTGCCTTTTCTATGAGCATTAATGCTGGATTGGTCAGATTTAATGAACGGGTATTCAGGGGTTAAAACTCTAATGTATAAGGATTCAATTGGTGCTGAGATTTCACCGTAAAATGTATGTCCATGCTCAGTTTTCTGCTTCctttttaatcaaaatgttaaaGCCTTTTCATGGACAAAGGAAAACTACTGTAACTTTTTAGCCTATCCTGTGCACAGTTATTTCAATGTTTTGAAAGAATTTCACATGGAGCATGTTCCCAGTTTATTGTGCAGCAAGTAACCCACTAatctgaaataaaacataaaaaagaaataaaggttTTTCATCATCAGCTCATGAACTGGTGCACATGCAGTTGCAGTACCACCAAATGTTGGAGCCCTGCTCAGTCGATACCCCGTATGACTTGAGTCTGACCTGTGCCTCGACTGCCTTGTTAATGTTTTTGTGAAGAGTCTTTTTATACGCTTGGAAATTAAAATTTGAATTTCAACATGTAAAATGCACTGTTTGCGTTTTATACTGCTGATGGCAACCATATTTTCTACTGTTTGTTAATAAAAGCTCCGGCATATACAGAACAGTAT
Coding sequences within it:
- the hsd17b12a gene encoding very-long-chain 3-oxoacyl-CoA reductase-A — translated: MNWMNVEEMLRRAETPLFWVGAFTVASLALWLLYRLLSGFRIWVLGNGQLLSPKLGRWAVVTGATDGIGKSYAEELARRGFAMMLISRSQDKLDDVARSLEEQFAVETRTIAVDFGKADIYNKIEEGLAGLEIGVLVNNVGVSYPYPEYYLHIPDLNNFITNMINVNITSVCQMTRLVLPRMADRSKGVILNISSASGMYPVPLLTVYSSTKAFVDFFSRGLQEEYRRQGVIIQSVLPFFVVTKMTRIKKPTLDKPTPERYVAAELSTVGLQTQTNGYFPHAVMGWLTTKLVPISLVIFFGARMNRLQRTGYLHRRRLREQKNGAGLKSE